One Dictyoglomus turgidum DSM 6724 DNA window includes the following coding sequences:
- the hypE gene encoding hydrogenase expression/formation protein HypE: MEDMILLSHGSGGESTRKLIEEEILKYFGNELLNELYDSSIFETSGRLALTTDSFVISPIFFNGGDIGKLSIYGTINDLSVMGAKPLYLSVGFIIEEGLTLREFREILKSMKLASEECGVKIITGDTKVVEKGKGDKIFINTSGLGIIEEGMDWRGREIKEQDVVIINGGIGEHGLCIMLQRLGIKTDAEVKSDLAPLNSLTLPLLKISSGIKFMRDPTRGGVAGVLNEIAQKYNVEIEVNEESLPIKSWVKSASEILGIDPLYSANEGKVVIIADKKEEEKIMNFLKAHPLGKDAKVIGEVKGKGRRVYLRTRIGTRRILDPLKRDLLPRIC, from the coding sequence ATGGAAGATATGATTCTTCTTTCCCATGGAAGTGGCGGAGAGAGTACAAGAAAACTAATAGAAGAAGAAATATTAAAATATTTCGGAAATGAACTATTAAATGAGCTTTACGATTCTTCAATCTTTGAAACTTCGGGAAGACTTGCCCTCACTACAGACTCCTTTGTTATATCTCCCATATTTTTTAATGGCGGAGATATTGGAAAACTATCCATATACGGAACCATAAATGACTTATCAGTTATGGGAGCAAAACCTCTATATTTAAGTGTAGGATTCATTATTGAAGAAGGACTTACTCTGAGGGAATTCCGTGAGATACTTAAATCCATGAAATTAGCCAGTGAGGAGTGCGGGGTAAAGATCATTACAGGTGACACAAAAGTAGTAGAAAAAGGAAAAGGTGATAAGATTTTTATAAACACTTCAGGTCTTGGGATAATTGAGGAAGGAATGGATTGGAGAGGGAGAGAGATAAAAGAGCAAGATGTGGTAATAATAAATGGAGGAATAGGAGAACATGGGCTTTGTATTATGCTTCAGAGACTTGGTATAAAAACTGATGCAGAGGTAAAATCCGATCTTGCACCATTAAACTCCCTTACTTTGCCCCTTTTAAAAATTTCATCGGGAATTAAATTTATGAGGGATCCCACAAGGGGAGGAGTTGCTGGAGTATTAAATGAGATTGCACAAAAATACAATGTGGAGATTGAGGTAAACGAAGAAAGTCTACCCATAAAATCTTGGGTAAAATCAGCAAGCGAAATCCTTGGTATTGATCCCTTGTATTCAGCTAATGAAGGAAAGGTGGTCATAATTGCTGATAAAAAAGAAGAAGAAAAAATTATGAACTTTTTAAAAGCTCACCCCTTAGGAAAAGATGCAAAAGTAATTGGGGAGGTGAAGGGTAAAGGAAGAAGAGTATATTTAAGAACCAGAATTGGAACAAGAAGAATTCTTGATCCCTTAAAAAGAGACCTTCTACCAAGAATTTGCTAA
- a CDS encoding DUF362 domain-containing protein has protein sequence MSSKVIVYNAEYEKESLKDKIKRALEYFDLPNFKGKRVFIKPNLLMASSPDKAITTHPTVIEAIIEILKEKEAREIFIGDTPGNTSTNLDHLYRVTGMKEVAERQKVNLVNLYTYGVVNIKSEVAGNIPLTKFIKEVDYIINVPKLKTHTFMLMTCTIKNTFGLVPGMNKSRMHAIAINPENFAKILVEIFSEVNPVINIVDAIVGMEGEGPSAGTPRKFGKIITGKDPVAVDVVSSLLLGYKPEEIYTNLIAYKKGLGEINIEKIEVIGEEKAKIYNHDVVKVKNFYSLSKNVPAFMGSITSFLYNKFIRQYPVIEDEKCIKCRICENSCPNKAITYDPNKMIIDYKKCISCFCCHELCPQKAIRLEKSLLARRLFR, from the coding sequence ATGTCTTCAAAAGTAATTGTATATAATGCAGAATATGAAAAGGAATCCTTAAAAGACAAGATAAAAAGGGCATTAGAATATTTTGATCTTCCTAATTTTAAAGGAAAAAGAGTTTTTATTAAGCCCAATCTTCTCATGGCCTCTTCTCCTGATAAGGCAATTACTACTCACCCTACAGTAATTGAGGCCATTATTGAGATATTAAAAGAGAAAGAAGCAAGAGAAATATTTATAGGAGATACCCCTGGAAATACCTCTACAAATTTGGATCACCTTTATAGGGTAACAGGTATGAAAGAAGTGGCAGAAAGACAAAAAGTAAATCTTGTAAATCTATATACCTATGGAGTGGTTAATATTAAAAGCGAGGTTGCAGGAAATATTCCATTAACTAAATTTATAAAAGAGGTAGATTATATAATTAATGTGCCAAAACTCAAGACCCACACCTTCATGCTTATGACCTGTACCATTAAGAATACTTTTGGACTTGTACCAGGAATGAATAAATCTCGTATGCATGCCATTGCCATAAATCCAGAAAATTTTGCCAAAATTTTGGTGGAGATATTTAGCGAAGTAAATCCCGTGATAAATATTGTAGATGCTATCGTAGGAATGGAAGGAGAAGGACCCTCTGCAGGAACTCCAAGAAAATTTGGAAAGATTATTACGGGAAAAGATCCTGTTGCAGTAGACGTAGTTTCAAGCCTTCTTCTTGGATATAAACCAGAAGAGATTTACACAAATCTCATTGCATATAAAAAAGGTCTTGGAGAGATAAATATCGAAAAAATTGAAGTTATAGGAGAAGAAAAAGCTAAGATCTATAACCACGATGTAGTAAAAGTAAAAAACTTCTATTCCCTTTCCAAAAATGTTCCAGCCTTTATGGGAAGTATCACCTCTTTTCTATATAATAAATTTATTAGACAATATCCCGTTATTGAAGATGAAAAATGTATAAAATGCAGAATATGTGAGAATAGTTGTCCTAATAAAGCTATAACTTACGATCCAAATAAGATGATTATAGATTAT
- a CDS encoding MFS transporter yields MDTLTTLSNVLILDYASLSSISKSFASTRVWAPIGFLVMMLTTGFYPKLTESTFMFPIISLVFLLCFLILLAIKELEFKVETKILTFNDVKRLISVKEVREFLLFMFFYSFALVGTSGNVNLLIKYLGGTNSDISWALVVCAAPEIPMSYFWGHMADKVGRKPLLLLAGLAMPIRSFLYFLTGRAFEVILIQFFTHIFTFVISINVAPIYVNDLVSPKERATGQGILNLSVALSQTLSSFISGNVANMVGLKGMYIFLAVIGLISAIWGLKIFRKSK; encoded by the coding sequence ATGGACACTCTTACTACTCTAAGTAATGTTCTTATTCTTGATTATGCATCCCTTTCATCCATAAGTAAATCCTTTGCTTCCACAAGAGTTTGGGCACCTATTGGTTTTTTAGTAATGATGCTAACTACGGGTTTTTATCCCAAATTAACGGAATCTACTTTTATGTTTCCTATAATTTCCTTAGTATTTTTATTGTGTTTTCTAATTCTTTTAGCGATTAAAGAGCTCGAATTTAAAGTGGAAACAAAAATTTTAACTTTTAATGACGTAAAGAGACTTATTTCGGTAAAGGAAGTAAGAGAATTTTTATTATTCATGTTCTTTTATAGTTTTGCTCTTGTGGGGACATCTGGAAATGTTAATTTGTTGATCAAATATTTAGGTGGGACAAATAGTGATATTAGTTGGGCACTTGTGGTTTGTGCTGCACCTGAAATTCCTATGTCCTATTTTTGGGGACATATGGCAGATAAAGTAGGAAGAAAGCCTCTTCTTCTTTTGGCAGGACTTGCTATGCCTATAAGGTCTTTTCTTTATTTTCTTACAGGAAGAGCCTTTGAGGTAATTTTAATTCAATTCTTTACTCATATTTTTACTTTTGTAATCTCTATAAATGTGGCACCTATTTATGTGAACGATTTAGTTTCTCCTAAGGAAAGGGCTACAGGACAGGGAATCTTAAATCTTTCTGTAGCCTTATCTCAAACTTTATCTTCTTTTATTTCGGGGAATGTGGCTAATATGGTAGGGCTCAAAGGGATGTATATTTTCCTTGCTGTTATTGGATTAATTTCTGCTATATGGGGGCTTAAGATATTTAGAAAGAGTAAATAA